The Vibrio metoecus sequence GCTTTGAAAATACCTGTGCAAACTGCCATACCCAAAGCAAAGATGAGTTGAAAAACATTGTCGCGACTCGTAAAGCGCAAGTGTTGAAAATGAAGCTGACGGCTGAAAAACAGATCGTTGCAGCACACTTTGAAGCAGCAGCTGCATGGAAAGCCGGTGCAACGGAACAAGAAATGCAATCGATCTTGCAAGATATCCGTCATGCGCAATGGCGTTGGGATTACTCCATCGCTTCACATGGTGTGCACATGCATGCGCCTGAAGTAGCTTTAGAAGTGTTGGGAACCGCGGTGGATCGCGCGGCGGATGCACGTACTAAACTGGCGCGTCTATTAGCCACTAAAGGCATCACGGATCCGATTAAGCAACCGGATATCTCAAGCAAAGAGAAAGCCCAAGCAGCCTTAGGCATGGATATGGAGAAGATGAAAGCCGAGAAACAGCACTTCCTCGATACTGTCGTTCCTGAATGGGATAAGAAAGCCGAGCAACGCGAAGCGGACTATTAGACGAAAAGTCAGTAGACGCTAGAAGTCAGGGTTTAAGCCTCGATTCTGCACTCTCGTGACATTGACATAGAGTGCCTTCAACGAAAAGCCAACAGTGCGTTGGCTTTTCTTCTATTTAAACAAGATAAGTTCAAACAAAATAACGGCTTCGAGTCGAAGGTAGCTAGTGCTTGGTGACGATTTAGCTGGCTTTGACCACTCGTGATTTCGCCAGCTCCAATTGTTGAATGATTTTGGCTCTATCGAGAGCGAGATCGGGCGAGTCCAATAAATGCAGCCAAGTTTCCACTGCCTGCTGATAACGAAAGCTGATCATGTGGTCTTGAGCAATCAGTGTTAGTGCCGTTTCATTAAATGGTTCAATTTCTAAAGCCGTATTCAAAAGCTGAGTTACTTCATCATTCATGTTTTGCTTATGTTGATAGTAAAGCGCTGTCGCTTTCGCGGCATATTGGTTAGCGGTCGGAAACTCGGTCAATCGAATCGCGTAATCAAAACATTGTGTTGCAGCGGGAAAATCACTCTCCAATAAATAGCCTTGCCCCAAAGAGAACCATACATCGGCTTGATTGGGATCTTTACGTAACGCTTCCTGCAAATCACTCATTGTCTGAGTCAGTGATTTTGTTTCGGCCTTAACTTGGGCTTTAGGCTCTGGCTGCTGCATCCATAAAAAAAGACCCACGCTCACCATAGTCACAATTCCGACAAACCCAACTGCGACTCGGCGCGGGGTTCGAATCAATAGATAAATCGCCATTGCCACTACCGCAGCGACACCCAGTATCAGCGTCATCCCATCCATATTGACTCCTTAACCATTTGCCCAGCCAGTATAACTAAGTGTTTGTGAGAAAACTGAGTGGGGCTTATAGGCTGTAAGCGGGATCAAAAAAGCCGGACGATTGTCCGGCTTTGATTAGGCACTTTATGAATTTCCCCGACCTAAGTGTGATTAGGTGGAGATATGACAGAGCAGATTACTCTTCTTCACCATCATCTTGTGCAACAGGTGCATCGTTCTCAACGAGTGCTTCTTCGCCTTCTGGCAATTCAGATTCTTCGATTTCATCGATACGCTGCAGACCCACCACACTTTCACCTTCCGAAGTACGGATTAAGGTAACGCCTTGTGTATTACGGCCCACTTGGCTTACTTCCGCCACGCGAGTACGTACCAATGTGCCGGCATTGGTGATCATCATGAACTCATCACCCTCGGCCACTTGTACTGCACCCACTACGCTGCCGTTACGCTCAGAGACTTTGATCGAAACCACACCCTGAGTACCACGACCTTTGGTTGGGTATTCAGACAAGCTGGTACGCTTACCGTAACCATTTTCGGTTACTGTAAGCACATCACCTTCGGCCTTCGGTACGATAAGCGATACTACTTGGTCGCCGTCAGCCAGTTTCATGCCACGAACGCCCGCAGCGGTACGACCCATTGGTCTTACACCTTTGAACTTGATCTCTGGCTGGCCATTTTCATCAAGAACGGGTTGACCATTTTCATCCACAACCGCGGTTTCTTCGGACTCTTTAAAGCGAACCACTTTACCGAATTTAGAGAACAGCATAATTTCGCTTTCGCCATCGGTGATATCCACACCAATCAGCGAGTCTTCGTCACGCAGGTTGAGCGCAATCAAACCATTCGCACGAACGTTGGCAAACTGATCCAGTGACGTTTTCTTCACAGTACCGTCACCGGTTGCCATGAAGATGAATTTATCTTCGCTAAACTCAGTCACTGGCAGAATCGCTGTAATACGCTCGTTTTCTTCCAGAGGAAGCAGGTTCACGATTGGCTTACCACGTGCAGTACGGCTTGCCAACGGCAGTTGGTAAACCTTCATACGGTAAGTTTTGCCGCGAGTTGAGAACAGCAGAATGTTATCGTGAGTATTGGCAACCAGAAGACGTTCAATGTAGTCCTCTTCTTTCATTTTGGTTGCGCTCTTACCTTTACCACCACGACGCTGTGCTTCGTAGTCACTCAGTAATTGATACTTCACATAACCTTCGTGTGACAGAGTCACAACCACATCTTCACGGGCGATCAGCTCTTCCATGTCGATGTCGTGGGTTGCTGCAGTAATTTCAGTGCGGCGCGCATCGCTAAAGCCAGCGCGAATCGCTTCAAGCTCTTCACGGATCACTTCCATCAAGCGCTCTGTACTCGCCAGAATGTGCATCAACGCCGCGATTTCTTCGAGAAGTTGCTTGTACTCATCGAGGATCTTCTCGTGCTCTAGACCAGTCAGCTTGTGCAGACGCAGATCCAGAATCGCTTGCGCTTGTTGCTCAGTCAGGAAGTACTTGCCATCGCGGATGCCGTATTGTGGCTCAAGCCACTCAGGACGCGCAGCATCAGTACCCGCACGCTCAAGCATCGCAGCAACGTTGCCAAGATCCCAACCACGGGCAATTAAGCCTTCTTTTGCTTCTGCAGGCGTGGCGGCATGACGGATCAGTTCGATGATCTCATCAATGTTCGCCAGAGCCAGTGCCAAACCTTCAAGGATATGGGCACGCTCACGCGCTTTGCGCAGTTCAAAAATAGTACGACGAGTCACCACTTCACGGCGATGGTCGACGAAACACTTCAGCATCTCTTTCAGGTTAAACAGCTTAGGCTGACCGTTATCGAGTGCCACCATGTTGATACCGAAAGTGGTTTGCAGCTGAGTGTTGGCATACAGGTTGTTCAGAACCACTTCGCCAACCGCATCACGCTTACACTCAATCACAATGCGCATACCGTCTTTATCAGACTCGTCACGCAGTGCACTGATGCCTTCGACTTTCTTCTCTTTCACCAACTCAGCGATTTTTTCGATCAAGCGAGCTTTGTTCACTTGATAAGGGATTTCGCTGACGATGATGGTTTCTTTGCCGTTCTTATCGGTTTCGATTTCCGCTTTCGAGCGCATGTAAACCTTGCCACGGCCGGTTTTGTACGCGTCAATGATGCCTTTACGGCCACTGATCAGCGCTGCGGTTGGGAAATCTGGACCAGGAATGTAATCCATCAACTCATCAATGGTGATCGCTTCATTATCGATGTAGGCTAAACAGCCATCGATCACTTCACCTAAGTTGTGCGGAGGAATATTGGTTGCCATACCCACCGCAATACCGGATGAACCGTTGATCAGCAGGTTCGGAATCTTCGTCGGCAATACCGCAGGGATCTGCTCGGTGCCGTCATAGTTCGGCACGTAGTCAACGGTTTCTTTGTCTAGGTCTGCCAAGAGTTCGTGCGCGATTTTCGACATACGAACTTCGGTATAACGCATTGCCGCCGCGGAGTCGCCGTCGATCGAGCCAAAGTTACCTTGGCCATCGACCAACATGTAACGAAGTGAGAAAGGCTGCGCCATACGCACGATGGTGTCGTAAACCGCACTATCACCATGAGGGTGATATTTACCGATTACGTCACCTACCACACGGGCAGATTTTTTATAGGCTTTGTTCCAGTCGTTGCCCAGCACATTCATCGCGAACAGTACGCGTCGGTGTACTGGTTTAAGGCCATCACGCACATCAGGAAGAGCACGACCCACGATAACCGACATCGCGTAGTCCAAATACGAACTGCGTAGCTCGTCTTCGATGTTTACGGGCGTGATCTCTTTAGCTAGATCGCTCATAGAGCCATTATCCCTCTATAGTTTGATCGGTATACCCAAATTCTTACTGAAACGGGGCTCACTACAAGATTGAGCGCCAAGTCAGTCGAGAACTGGATATTCTTGATACTTATAAGGTGAAAAAATATAACACATGTTTCCACGCTTCGGCATTACTTTCCCTGACCTTTTATCAGGTTGTGACCTTGGTTGCGTCTTAAATGCCGAGAATTTACACATTCCTTGCACTTGGCAAAGTTAGATGGTTGTTTTTTAAACGCTCATCGTCAAATCTGGCATCTCAACTGGTGCGATTTACTCAGCGCGCTATAATGCCACTCTTCACGGATGCGTAACACAGGCGATACAAGATGGCTTCAATAGACTTGGCTTCGACACCACTGACAGCAACACAGAACGTCGATCCTAATGAAATCAAAAAATTTGAGGATATGGCTTCCCGTTGGTGGGATCTGGAAGGCGAATTCAAGCCTTTACACCAGATCAACCCTCTACGTTTGAACTATGTGCTAGAAAAAGCCAATGGCCTGTTTGGGAAGAGGGTTTTGGATGTCGGCTGTGGTGGCGGCATTTTAGCCGAAAGCATGGCGCGCGAAGGCGCACAAGTGACTGGTCTTGATATGGGTAAAGAACCGTTAGAAGTGGCACGTTTGCATGCTCTCGAAACTGGCACGAAACTGGCCTACATCCAAAGCACTGTTGAAGATCATGCGACTGCCAACCCGCAAACGTATGATGTGGTAACTTGCATGGAGATGCTGGAGCACGTTCCTGACCCACTTTCGGTAATTCAGTCTTGCGCCAAACTGGTTAAACCCGGTGGTCATGTGTTCTTCTCTACGCTTAACCGCAACTTTAAGTCCTATCTGTTTGCGATCGTGGGTGCAGAAAAGCTGCTGAAAATCGTTCCGGAAGGCACGCATGACCACAATAAATTCATTCGTCCATCTGAATTATTGAAGATGATTGACCAAACCGCGTTGCAAGAACAAGGCATCACCGGCTTACTTTATAATCCGCTGACCGATACCTACCGTTTAGGTGCCAATGTCGATGTCAATTACATCGTCCATACCCGCCTAATTTAACGCATAGACAACGCTAAAAAATCGCCGCGGTAGCACAGGTTACCGCACTTTTTTAGTCTATTTTTCGTGCGTTTGATTCCATTTTGAACGATCCAATTTCAGCGTAAATTTTTCCTTAAAGATCAAGAAAATTTTTTTCGTTTGTGGTTACGAATAAAGCGATGTGGAAAAGGCAGTTTTTTACAATCAACTCTGCTCTTTGATCATCAGTAAGTGGGCACTAACTGATTTTTTTAATTTTGCTAGTTATCCACAATCTGTCCCCTAACTGTAACTTGCAATAGGCCTCTCATAGCACTATCTTGTAACCCGAACACTGAAGCACCCCTACATATAGTGTTTATGACTCTATATGTAGGGCGAGCTTGATCACAAAAGCCGCGATTCAATTTACAAGAATTAGACAAAAATACGGCTTTTATCAGTTTTGTTAGGGAAATGAAGCAGAATGAACCAACAACTTACTGTCACCAAGCGTGATGGCCGCAAAGAAACTATTGATTTGGATAAGATCCACCGAGTGATCACTTGGGCTGCCGAAGGACTGCAAAACGTTTCTGTCTCTCAAGTAGAACTGCGCGCTCATATTCAGTTCTATGATGGCATTACGACCTCAGACATCCATGAAACTATCATCAAGTCGGCGGCGGATCTGATTTCTGAAGAAACGCCGGACTACCAATATCTTGCTGCGCGCCTTGCGGTTTTCCACCTGCGCAAAAAGGCTTATGGGGAATATGAGCCGCCAACGCTGTTCAAACACGTGACCAATATGGTCGAGAAAGGCAAATACGATAAACATTTGCTAGAAGACTATACCCGTGAAGAGCTGGAACTGATGGATCAGTTCATTGACCACCGTCGTGATCTGGATTTCTCTTACGCTGCGGTGAAACAGCTTGAGGGCAAATATTTCGTACAGAACCGTGTGACGGGTCAAATCTACGAAAGTGCACAGTTCCTGTACATTTTGGTGGCTGCTTGCCTATTTGCTAAGTATCCCAAAGAGACGCGACTTGACTACATCAAGCGTTTCTATGATGCGACGTCGACCTTTAAGATCTCGCTGCCAACGCCAATTATGTCGGGTGTACGTACTCCGACTCGTCAGTTTAGCTCTTGTGTGCTGATTGAGTGTGGCGACAGCCTAGATTCTATCAATGCAACGGCGAGCTCGATTGTTCGCTACGTTTCTCAACGTGCCGGTATTGGTATCAACGCAGGTCGTATTCGTGCGCTGGGTTCGGAAATCCGTGGTGGCGAAGCGTTCCACACTGGCTGTATCCCATTTTACAAGTACTTCCAAACGGCGGTGAAATGCTGCTCGCAAGGCGGTGTTCGTGGTGGTGCAGCAACTGTGTTCTACCCTCTATGGCATGGTGAAGCGGAATCTCTGCTGGTTCTGAAGAACAACCGTGGTGTAGAAGAGAACCGTGTTCGTCATATGGATTACGGTGTTCAGCTCAACAAACTGATGTACAAGCGTCTGGTTGAAGGCGGCAACATTACCCTATTCTCTCCTTCTGATGTTCCTGGACTGTACGATGCGTTCTTCCAAGATCAGGATGAATTCGAACGCCTGTACGTGAAGTACGAAAACGATCCTTCTATTAAGAAGAAAACCGTTAAAGCGCTGGAAATCTTTACTCTGCTGATGCAAGAGCGTGCCTCAACAGGCCGTATCTACATTCAGAACGTAGACCACTGTAACACGCACAGCCCATTTGATGCGGCCGTTGCGCCTGTGCGTCAATCAAACCTGTGTCTGGAAATCGCGCTGCCAACTTCACCACTGGCGAATGTGGAAGATGAAAGCGGTGAAATTGCCCTGTGTACCCTTTCTGCATTTAACTTAGGTGCAATTCAGTCACTGGATGATTTTGAAGAGCTGTCTGACCTTGTGGTTCGTGCTCTGGATGCACTGTTGGATTACCAAGACTACCCACTGCCTGCGGCACGTCGTTCTTCAATGAACCGCCGTACTCTGGGTGTAGGCGTGATCAACTACGCTTACTACCTAGCGAAAAACGGCGTGAAATACTCTGATGGCAGCGCAAATGGTCTGACTCATCGCACATTTGAAGCCATGCAGTATCACCTGCTACGTGCTTCAATGAAGCTCGCGAAAGAACAAGGTCGTTGCCCACTGTTCCATGAGACTAACTACGCGAAAGGCTTGATGCCTATCGATACTTACAAGAAAGATATCGATCTCGTATGTGCAGAACCTCTGCATTACGACTGGGACAAGCTACGCCATGAGATCATGGAACACGGTCTGCGTAACTCGACTCTGACTGCATTGATGCCATCAGAGACTTCATCGCAAATCTCTAACGCGACTAACGGTATCGAGCCACCACGTGGTTATGTTTCGGTAAAAGCGTCAAAAGATGGCATCCTGAAGCAAGTGGTTCCTGAATTCACTCGCTTTAAAGAGAACTATGAACTGCTGTGGAACATCGGTTCGAACGACGGCTATCTGCACTTAGTGGGTATCATGCAAAAGTTCGTTGACCAAGCGATCTCAGCCAATACTAACTACGATCCAAGTAATTTCGATTCAGGCAAAGTACCGATGAAGAAACTACTGCAAGATCTGCTGACAGCGTACAAGTTTGGTGTAAAAACGCTGTACTACCATAACACTCGTGATGGCGCGAAAGACGAGCAAACTGATGCTGTCAAAGTGCAAGAAGATGATTGCGCAAGCGGTGCTTGTAAAATCTAAGCTTATTCAAGCTAAACCACGAGATAATAGTTTAACTCTTTGATTTGCATGCCTCTTGCTCAGGCAAGAGGCCAAACGGATGAAGGCAACAATGGCTTACAGTACTTTTACCCAAAAAAAGAATGACCAACTAAAAGAACCTATGTTTCTTGGTCAGCCTGTCAACGTCGCACGTTACGACCAACAAAAATATGAAATCTTCGAGAAGCTGATTGAAAAGCAACTCTCCTTCTTCTGGCGTCCGGAAGAAGTGGATGTGTCAAGCGATCGTATTGATTACGGCAAACTGCCTGATCATGAGAAGCACATTTTCATTTCGAACCTGAAATACCAAACTCTGCTCGATTCAATTCAAGGCCGCAGCCCGAACGTAGCACTGCTACCGTTGGTTTCACTGCCTGAACTGGAAACGTGGATTGAGACTTGGTCTTTCTCTGAGACCATTCACTCACGCTCATACACGCACATCATCCGTAACATCGTGAATGATCCTGCGGTGGTGTTTGACGATATCGTTGAAAACGAGCACATCCTCAAGCGTGCGAAAGACATCGCCCACTACTACGATGATTTGATCCAGTTAACTAACGACTACCACCGTTACGGTGAGGGCCAACATCAGATCAACGGTGAAACAGTTAATGTTTCCCTCAAAAATCTGAAGAAGAAACTGTATCTGTGCTTAATGTCAGTCAATGCGCTGGAAGCGATCCGCTTTTACGTAAGTTTTGCCTGTTCATTTGCGTTTGCAGAACGTGAGTTGATGGAAGGCAATGCGAAGATCATCAAACTGATTGCGCGTGATGAAGCTCTGCACCTGACAGGTACTCAGCACATGCTCAACCTCCTGCGCAACGGTATGGACGATTTCACCTTCCTGCAAGTTGCAGAAGAGTGTAAACAAGAAAGTTTTGATCTGTTCAAAGAAGCGGCAGAGCAGGAAAAAGAGT is a genomic window containing:
- a CDS encoding TPR domain-containing protein encodes the protein MDGMTLILGVAAVVAMAIYLLIRTPRRVAVGFVGIVTMVSVGLFLWMQQPEPKAQVKAETKSLTQTMSDLQEALRKDPNQADVWFSLGQGYLLESDFPAATQCFDYAIRLTEFPTANQYAAKATALYYQHKQNMNDEVTQLLNTALEIEPFNETALTLIAQDHMISFRYQQAVETWLHLLDSPDLALDRAKIIQQLELAKSRVVKAS
- the gyrA gene encoding DNA topoisomerase (ATP-hydrolyzing) subunit A, producing MSDLAKEITPVNIEDELRSSYLDYAMSVIVGRALPDVRDGLKPVHRRVLFAMNVLGNDWNKAYKKSARVVGDVIGKYHPHGDSAVYDTIVRMAQPFSLRYMLVDGQGNFGSIDGDSAAAMRYTEVRMSKIAHELLADLDKETVDYVPNYDGTEQIPAVLPTKIPNLLINGSSGIAVGMATNIPPHNLGEVIDGCLAYIDNEAITIDELMDYIPGPDFPTAALISGRKGIIDAYKTGRGKVYMRSKAEIETDKNGKETIIVSEIPYQVNKARLIEKIAELVKEKKVEGISALRDESDKDGMRIVIECKRDAVGEVVLNNLYANTQLQTTFGINMVALDNGQPKLFNLKEMLKCFVDHRREVVTRRTIFELRKARERAHILEGLALALANIDEIIELIRHAATPAEAKEGLIARGWDLGNVAAMLERAGTDAARPEWLEPQYGIRDGKYFLTEQQAQAILDLRLHKLTGLEHEKILDEYKQLLEEIAALMHILASTERLMEVIREELEAIRAGFSDARRTEITAATHDIDMEELIAREDVVVTLSHEGYVKYQLLSDYEAQRRGGKGKSATKMKEEDYIERLLVANTHDNILLFSTRGKTYRMKVYQLPLASRTARGKPIVNLLPLEENERITAILPVTEFSEDKFIFMATGDGTVKKTSLDQFANVRANGLIALNLRDEDSLIGVDITDGESEIMLFSKFGKVVRFKESEETAVVDENGQPVLDENGQPEIKFKGVRPMGRTAAGVRGMKLADGDQVVSLIVPKAEGDVLTVTENGYGKRTSLSEYPTKGRGTQGVVSIKVSERNGSVVGAVQVAEGDEFMMITNAGTLVRTRVAEVSQVGRNTQGVTLIRTSEGESVVGLQRIDEIEESELPEGEEALVENDAPVAQDDGEEE
- the ubiG gene encoding bifunctional 2-polyprenyl-6-hydroxyphenol methylase/3-demethylubiquinol 3-O-methyltransferase UbiG, which translates into the protein MASIDLASTPLTATQNVDPNEIKKFEDMASRWWDLEGEFKPLHQINPLRLNYVLEKANGLFGKRVLDVGCGGGILAESMAREGAQVTGLDMGKEPLEVARLHALETGTKLAYIQSTVEDHATANPQTYDVVTCMEMLEHVPDPLSVIQSCAKLVKPGGHVFFSTLNRNFKSYLFAIVGAEKLLKIVPEGTHDHNKFIRPSELLKMIDQTALQEQGITGLLYNPLTDTYRLGANVDVNYIVHTRLI
- the nrdA gene encoding class 1a ribonucleoside-diphosphate reductase subunit alpha; translation: MNQQLTVTKRDGRKETIDLDKIHRVITWAAEGLQNVSVSQVELRAHIQFYDGITTSDIHETIIKSAADLISEETPDYQYLAARLAVFHLRKKAYGEYEPPTLFKHVTNMVEKGKYDKHLLEDYTREELELMDQFIDHRRDLDFSYAAVKQLEGKYFVQNRVTGQIYESAQFLYILVAACLFAKYPKETRLDYIKRFYDATSTFKISLPTPIMSGVRTPTRQFSSCVLIECGDSLDSINATASSIVRYVSQRAGIGINAGRIRALGSEIRGGEAFHTGCIPFYKYFQTAVKCCSQGGVRGGAATVFYPLWHGEAESLLVLKNNRGVEENRVRHMDYGVQLNKLMYKRLVEGGNITLFSPSDVPGLYDAFFQDQDEFERLYVKYENDPSIKKKTVKALEIFTLLMQERASTGRIYIQNVDHCNTHSPFDAAVAPVRQSNLCLEIALPTSPLANVEDESGEIALCTLSAFNLGAIQSLDDFEELSDLVVRALDALLDYQDYPLPAARRSSMNRRTLGVGVINYAYYLAKNGVKYSDGSANGLTHRTFEAMQYHLLRASMKLAKEQGRCPLFHETNYAKGLMPIDTYKKDIDLVCAEPLHYDWDKLRHEIMEHGLRNSTLTALMPSETSSQISNATNGIEPPRGYVSVKASKDGILKQVVPEFTRFKENYELLWNIGSNDGYLHLVGIMQKFVDQAISANTNYDPSNFDSGKVPMKKLLQDLLTAYKFGVKTLYYHNTRDGAKDEQTDAVKVQEDDCASGACKI
- the nrdB gene encoding class Ia ribonucleoside-diphosphate reductase subunit beta, with the translated sequence MAYSTFTQKKNDQLKEPMFLGQPVNVARYDQQKYEIFEKLIEKQLSFFWRPEEVDVSSDRIDYGKLPDHEKHIFISNLKYQTLLDSIQGRSPNVALLPLVSLPELETWIETWSFSETIHSRSYTHIIRNIVNDPAVVFDDIVENEHILKRAKDIAHYYDDLIQLTNDYHRYGEGQHQINGETVNVSLKNLKKKLYLCLMSVNALEAIRFYVSFACSFAFAERELMEGNAKIIKLIARDEALHLTGTQHMLNLLRNGMDDFTFLQVAEECKQESFDLFKEAAEQEKEWAAYLFKDGSMIGLNKDILCQYVEYITNIRMQAVGLEPAYPTATTNPIPWINAWLSSDNVQVAPQEAEISSYLVGQIDNEVSTDDFEGFEL